Proteins encoded in a region of the Triticum dicoccoides isolate Atlit2015 ecotype Zavitan chromosome 3A, WEW_v2.0, whole genome shotgun sequence genome:
- the LOC119273326 gene encoding dof zinc finger protein DOF5.1-like, whose product MFFPPAFLDSSSCWNTNHNQLQLQQIGSNTHITTTLSPAGHGDGGGNNSNHDGLMATAGAGWGVGAEDGDRGSGNSKRMSMTERARLARVPRPVPGLECPRCDSTNTKFCYFNNYSLTQPRHFCRACRRYWTRGGALRNVPIGGGYCRHAKRRAKPKTASPASEAVVEGTSSATSTTPSSTSCATGTRTAPPGVQYSRFGSGFADSVDPASLGLSFPARLLFADSSSRSAYAADGCAQQHHHQAHVNGMEQWAAAQMDSVPIMHAMDHQMSGPPTEAMPITMAAMQGMFHFHLGLQIGGGGNGDDRGGHQLDHPPAKRDQQQQHYPSSRGMYENAVNGNRSGN is encoded by the exons ATGTTCTTCCCTCCTGCCTTCCTAGATTCATCAAGCTGCTGGAACACCAACCACAACCAGCTTCAG CTGCAGCAAATCGGCAGTAACACTCATATCACCACTACTCTTTCACCTGCTGGTCATGGAGATGGAGGAGGCAACAACAGCAATCACGATGGGTTAATGGCCACGGCCGGGGCCGGATGGGGCGTCGGTGCTGAGGATGGCGACAGAGGCAGCGGGAATAGCAAGCGGATGTCCATGACCGAGCGGGCACGGCTGGCGCGGGTGCCGCGGCCGGTGCCGGGGCTCGAGTGCCCACGCTGCGATTCCACCAACACCAAGTTTTGCTACTTCAACAACTACTCCCTCACTCAGCCTCGCCACTTCTGCCGCGCCTGCCGCCGCTACTGGACCCGTGGCGGCGCGCTCCGAAACGTGCCCATCGGCGGCGGATACTGCCGCCACGCCAAGCGCAGGGCCAAGCCCAAGACGGCGTCGCCCGCCTCCGAAGCCGTTGTGGAAGGGACGTCGTCCGCGACGTCAACGACGCCCAGCAGCACATCTTGCGCCACCGGCACCAGAACCGCGCCGCCCGGCGTACAGTACTCCAGGTTCGGCAGCGGGTTCGCCGACAGCGTCGACCCGGCGAGCCTCGGCCTCAGCTTCCCCGCCAGGCTGCTCTTCGCGGACAGCAGCTCCCGCAGCGCCTACGCGGCGGACGGCTGCGcgcagcagcaccaccaccaggcCCACGTGAACGGGATGGAGCAGTGGGCGGCGGCGCAGATGGACAGCGTCCCAATCATGCACGCCATGGATCATCAGATGTCCGGACCACCAACTGAGGCAATGCCCATCacaatggcggcgatgcagggcatgTTCCACTTCCACCTCGGGCTACAGATCGGTGGTGGGGGCAATGGCGATGACCGAGGAGGCCACCAGTTAGACCACCCGCCAGCCAAGAGAGACCAACAGCAGCAGCATTACCCGAGCAGCAGAGGCATGTACGAGAACGCGGTCAATGGCAATCGCAGCGGCAATTAA